A single Rubrivivax gelatinosus IL144 DNA region contains:
- a CDS encoding hybrid sensor histidine kinase/response regulator, with protein sequence MNTSSAPLRRLSRELLVRVAAASVVLALLATLANAWISHRDERARQREQVEAVLGAYVPSLAKSVWELDDASVQLQLDGLRSFPALLSAEVIGRGIDERYDKTGVVAAHGGEIIRHPLPAPDGLGVVAELVLQLDEDWLAGQVWRASRQFAFAALVELLLLAALVYALVARSVSRPLERLHAHVRALDAERLAEPAPRPPGPANELHALADGITGLQHALQAQLQAQARQFDEVLRQMADGAGVVDGHGRIQVCNPAWAAMLGSALPDEALGRDAADWLAEPAWPALAARLATAGTLQAEALTLRRPDGRALPAEASFAVLARGSDGRAERVQLVLRDVSARRETERTLVAAREAAEAATRAKSDFLANMSHEIRTPLNAILGMTALALRTELDTRQRDYLEKTRAAAQSLLGIVNVILDFSKIEAGRLELEHDAFDLDAVLDGVAAIVALQAHDRGLGFVLDLPASVPRGLVGDALRLSQVLVNLCGNAVKFSERGEVVVSVAAEAGPAEGRLRLRFGVHDNGIGLSQQDLERLFRPFSQVDASTTRRYGGTGLGLAISRQLVQAMGGDITVRSTPGHGSDFLFDAVFGLAPQAAAPARRAPRPGLRLLVADASARAREVLQARAAELGCLVRSAGDADEAATHAAEGADLVLMAAALAAADPGLPARLHMLAGPGLRIAVLVPYGADDAERTLPPGVDTLLATPVSAASLLALLESLFGRDAPAAGAPLPPPPSRRLDGLRVLLAEDNPVNQELTLELLRQAGASTALAGDGLEALAWLAREPFDAVLMDVQMPGLDGLETTRRLRRLPGLDTLPVIAMTAHAMASDREACLAAGMNDHLAKPFEPDALIERLRHWTRADEAPAAAPAPPAPPPPAAVLPPTLPGLDMATGLRFAAGQPALYRRVLELFAQSRAGMPAAIGEQCRGGDLAAAASALHMLKSESGTIGATALREATRTLEAAVRSGEHEAIAAALPLFETELRQVLAGLAAAFGTPAASVQASRLS encoded by the coding sequence GTGAACACGAGTTCCGCCCCGTTGCGCCGGCTCTCGCGCGAGCTGCTGGTGCGCGTGGCCGCGGCCAGCGTCGTGCTGGCGCTGCTGGCGACGCTGGCCAACGCCTGGATCAGCCACCGCGACGAACGTGCGCGCCAGCGCGAGCAGGTCGAGGCCGTGCTCGGCGCCTACGTGCCCTCGCTCGCCAAATCGGTCTGGGAGCTGGACGACGCGTCGGTGCAGCTGCAGCTCGACGGCCTGCGCAGCTTCCCGGCGCTGCTGTCGGCCGAGGTCATCGGCCGCGGCATCGACGAGCGCTACGACAAGACCGGCGTCGTCGCCGCGCACGGCGGCGAGATCATCCGCCACCCCTTGCCGGCGCCCGACGGCCTGGGCGTCGTCGCCGAGCTGGTGCTGCAGCTCGACGAAGACTGGCTGGCCGGCCAGGTCTGGCGTGCGTCGCGCCAGTTCGCCTTCGCCGCGCTGGTCGAGCTGCTGCTGCTGGCGGCGCTGGTCTACGCGCTGGTCGCACGCAGCGTCTCGCGGCCGCTGGAGCGGCTGCACGCGCACGTGCGGGCGCTCGACGCCGAGCGCCTGGCCGAGCCGGCGCCGCGGCCGCCGGGCCCGGCCAACGAGCTGCACGCGCTGGCCGACGGCATCACCGGGCTGCAGCACGCGCTGCAGGCACAGCTGCAGGCCCAGGCGCGCCAGTTCGACGAGGTGCTGCGGCAGATGGCCGACGGCGCCGGCGTCGTCGACGGCCACGGCCGCATCCAGGTCTGCAACCCGGCCTGGGCGGCGATGCTGGGCTCGGCGTTGCCCGACGAGGCGCTCGGCCGCGACGCCGCCGACTGGCTGGCCGAGCCGGCCTGGCCTGCGCTGGCCGCGCGCCTGGCCACGGCCGGCACGCTGCAGGCCGAGGCGCTGACGCTGCGCCGTCCCGACGGCCGGGCGCTGCCGGCCGAAGCCAGCTTCGCCGTCCTGGCACGGGGCAGCGACGGCCGCGCCGAGCGCGTTCAGCTCGTGCTGCGCGACGTCAGCGCGCGGCGCGAGACCGAACGCACGCTGGTCGCCGCCCGCGAGGCCGCCGAGGCCGCCACGCGCGCCAAGAGCGACTTCCTGGCCAACATGAGCCACGAGATCCGCACGCCGCTCAACGCCATCCTCGGCATGACGGCGCTGGCGCTGCGCACCGAGCTCGACACCCGCCAGCGCGACTACCTCGAGAAGACGCGTGCCGCGGCGCAGTCGCTGCTGGGCATCGTCAACGTGATCCTCGACTTCTCGAAGATCGAGGCCGGCCGGCTGGAGCTGGAGCACGACGCCTTCGACCTCGACGCGGTGCTCGACGGCGTCGCCGCGATCGTCGCGCTGCAGGCCCACGACCGCGGCCTGGGCTTCGTGCTCGACCTGCCGGCCAGCGTGCCGCGTGGCCTGGTCGGCGACGCGCTCAGGCTGTCGCAGGTGCTGGTCAACCTCTGCGGCAACGCGGTGAAGTTCAGCGAACGCGGCGAGGTCGTCGTCTCGGTCGCCGCCGAAGCCGGCCCGGCCGAGGGCAGGCTGCGGCTGCGTTTCGGCGTGCACGACAACGGCATCGGCCTGTCGCAGCAGGACCTGGAGCGGCTGTTCCGCCCCTTCAGTCAGGTCGACGCGTCGACGACACGGCGCTACGGCGGCACCGGGCTGGGCCTGGCGATCAGCCGTCAGCTGGTGCAGGCGATGGGCGGCGACATCACGGTGCGCAGCACGCCGGGCCACGGCAGCGACTTCCTGTTCGACGCCGTCTTCGGCCTCGCGCCGCAGGCCGCCGCGCCGGCACGCCGGGCGCCGCGCCCGGGCCTGCGCCTGCTGGTGGCCGACGCCAGCGCCCGCGCCCGCGAGGTGCTGCAGGCGCGGGCCGCCGAACTCGGCTGCCTGGTGCGCAGCGCCGGCGATGCCGACGAGGCCGCGACACACGCGGCCGAGGGCGCCGACCTGGTGCTGATGGCCGCGGCACTGGCCGCCGCCGACCCCGGCCTGCCGGCGCGGCTGCACATGCTGGCCGGGCCGGGGCTGCGCATCGCCGTGCTCGTGCCCTACGGCGCCGACGACGCCGAGCGCACGCTGCCGCCGGGCGTCGACACGCTGCTGGCGACGCCGGTCAGCGCCGCCTCGCTGCTGGCCCTGCTGGAGTCGCTGTTCGGCCGCGACGCGCCGGCCGCCGGCGCGCCGCTGCCGCCGCCGCCGTCGCGCCGTCTGGACGGCCTGCGCGTGCTGCTCGCCGAGGACAACCCGGTGAACCAGGAGCTGACGCTGGAGCTGCTGCGCCAGGCCGGCGCCAGCACCGCGCTGGCCGGCGACGGCCTGGAGGCCCTGGCCTGGCTGGCGCGCGAACCCTTCGACGCCGTGCTGATGGACGTGCAGATGCCCGGCCTGGACGGCCTGGAGACGACGCGCCGGCTGCGCCGCCTGCCCGGCCTGGACACGCTGCCGGTGATCGCGATGACCGCGCACGCGATGGCCAGCGACCGCGAGGCCTGCCTGGCCGCCGGCATGAACGACCACCTGGCCAAACCCTTCGAGCCCGACGCGCTGATCGAGCGGCTGCGGCACTGGACGCGGGCCGACGAGGCGCCGGCCGCCGCCCCGGCGCCACCGGCGCCACCGCCCCCGGCGGCCGTGCTGCCGCCGACGCTGCCGGGGCTGGACATGGCCACCGGCCTGCGTTTCGCCGCCGGCCAGCCGGCGCTGTACCGGCGCGTGCTGGAACTCTTCGCGCAGTCGCGCGCCGGCATGCCGGCGGCGATCGGCGAACAGTGTCGCGGCGGCGATCTGGCCGCCGCGGCTTCAGCGCTGCACATGCTGAAGTCGGAGTCGGGAACGATAGGCGCCACCGCGCTGCGCGAGGCCACGCGCACGCTCGAAGCCGCGGTGCGCTCGGGCGAACACGAGGCGATCGCTGCCGCGCTGCCGCTCTTCGAGACCGAGCTGCGGCAAGTGCTGGCCGGCCTGGCGGCGGCCTTCGGCACGCCGGCAGCCAGCGTCCAGGCGTCGCGTTTGTCGTGA